Within the Glycine soja cultivar W05 chromosome 3, ASM419377v2, whole genome shotgun sequence genome, the region GTCATCACAAACATCACACTCTGTATTATGCATGAGAGAGTTGTTACAATGGGGACACAAAAGTGCACCAATCTCATGATGAATAAGATTGTCTTAAGGATGAGCAACATAACTGAAATGACCACACAAAAAGGAGGTTAAGTGGTTAGACAAACTTGCCCATGCAACATTTgttggaattttataattcctaattaattaattagtgtgagttacatattatatttattatttatattagttatttacatttatggACTCAATAAAAGTGATCTAATTTGGTGAGTCTATTGGACTATCTTCAGACATTAATATGGGCTTGATAAACGGAAATCAATTTGACCcgttagaaaataatgagaaCTCAAACAagttaaaatctaaaataaggTTGTGGTCCACAATACACTAAATTCAGAAATTGTATTCTCTTTTCCACATCTGACGAGAAATCTAAGGTCCCAAAAGGAAAAcagtgatttggttgaggaagaacATAAAACCAACAGTTCCTCAGACTCATTAACTTCGATGTTTATCATGAATTCAGGTATTTTTCACAATCTCTCTTGATAATTTAAAGTAATATGTTTCTGGtgattattggtattttattaagattcttaaaatttcaaacaagtggtatcagagccaccattattgttagattattgagaattaaagttatttggtttgtgttatatatgtattattttgttacatgaatcctaatttattttgggattttatctttgcaattataattatgattgtAAGTTtggaaatttctttttttttttcttttcgatcACGATATAATAATCATTATATGCGTGTTCATGTTTTGCGTTTGGATTTCATGAgacaaactaatttttttctcactcCAGAATAATCATCCATTTTTGTTTCTCgttcatgtgttttttttatgacgGTTGGTTTTGTTTCCTTATGCATCCATGAATCCATGTCATGCATGCCATGACATGATATACATGTGATACATTATCTTTAGCTTTATTATATCATCATAAGAAAACTCATGTTGAATATCGTTAAATGCAATTTGgcttttgcattttatttttgtttttcttgtttttatttgtgaatTATGTGTATTAATTGGTGATTCCCATTATGTTTTGGTGTAAATTCAGAAATTATAAACCCTCaaaattattcctttttttatgtttggtaattttgattgaattgattgaaacaatatATTGTCAAAGCAATCTCTATTgcgtaaattaatttaattaaaattgcatagatattattataaaattatttatgtaaattgTGCTCAGCCCAAAGGAAGAtacaatttggccaaataattttatacccgtgatgataaatgtgttataattataaagtattttcatgtgaattacagtcggtccaaagaaaaactatgatttgacaGAATTTATTGTCAACATTTGATCATTGCGTTAAGattgtcaattacaaattaatttctctatcCAAAGACTATGAATTAATGTTGTGTTGGGTATCTTGTGATGAATTTGTTATGTGAACTATTTTGCACAtgtcttattatatatatatatatatatatatatatatatatatatatatatatatatatatataaaacttattGGCTTATTTGTgagcatgtaattatttttatttttattagtattcAGTTTTCTGTTACTAGTGCTACAAATTTATCTGCTCAAGTAAACATATCCCTATGTTGAATGGAACAAATTTTAAGGTCTGGAAGGAAGCCGTAAAAATTGTTCTCGACTGTATGAATTTGGATTTGGCACTAAGAATCGAACGACCCACTTCCACTCCGGAAGCATCCAATGaggtaaaaattgagaaatggGATCGTTCCAATCGAATGTGCATTATGATCTTGAAGCGCTCTATTCTAGAAGCGTTTCAGAGCTCTATTTCTCAGggtgaaaatgcaaaaaaaatttattaatgaaattGAACAGTACTTTGCCAAAAATGAGAAGGCGGAGACGAGTAACCTTTTGGCTAAACTCATCTCCATGAAGTATAAGGGCAAAAGTAATATAAAGGAGTACATAATGGAAATGTCTAACTTGGCATCTAAACTGAAAGCAGTTAAGTTAGAGCTTAGTGAAGACCTACTTGTGCATTTAGTTTTTATCTCACTTCCTACACactttgggcaattcaaagtgaGTTATAACACTCAGAAGGACAAATGGTCCCTTAATGAGCTTATATCTCACTGTGTGCAAGAGGAAAAGAGGCTGCAGAGAGATAGATTTGAAAGTGCTCATTTAAGTTCCACCTCtcagaataagaaaagaaagaaaactaagGGTGTTGTTGAAGGGTCTTTTCAGCAAAAGAAACCAAAGAAGGATGAGAGATTTACCTGCTACTTCTGCAAGAAATCTGGACAGATGAAGAAAAAGTGTCCCAAGTACGCCATATGGCGTGTCAAGAAAGGTAAATCTCTTGCCCTTGTTTGTTCTGAAGTTAATTTAGCTTTTGTACCTAAAGATACTTGGTGGGTAGATTTTGGTGCTACTACTCACTTAAGTGTAACCATGTCGGGTTGCCTGTGGAGCCAACTGCCAAGTGGTGACGAAAGATTCATATTTGTTGGCGATGGCAAAAAGGTTGCAGTGGAGGCTATAGGAGCTTTTAGATTGTAATTAAAGACtgtattttatttggatttgtttGAGACTTTTATTGTACTGTCTTTTAAacgaaatttaatttctatttttagtttggacaaatttggtttttcttgttcatttggaaataataaagttagtctctaccaGAATTCGAATTTGATTGGTTCCGGTTCCTTAATTGATAATCTATATATGTTGGATGTTAATTATTCCTATAATGAAATATTACAAACAAATTCACGTggtacaaaaagaaaattaaaagagaattcaGCCACTTTATGGCACAAACACTTAAGTCATATCTCTAAATAGAGAATTTAGAGACTTGTGTCGGATGAAATTCTTAAACCTTTAGATTTATCAGACTTTGAAGTCTGTGTTGAAtgcataaaggaaaaaaaaaacataagaaaattaGGTGCCGAAAGAGCTAAAGACATCTTAGAACTAGTACATACAGACATTTGTGGTCCTTTTCCAACACCTTCTTGGAATAGGCAACAGTACTTTATCTCGTTCATAGATGACTACTCTAGATACGGTTACCTTTATTTGATACATGAGAAGTCCCAATCCCTAGATGTTTTTAAGAGT harbors:
- the LOC114405227 gene encoding uncharacterized protein LOC114405227 — its product is MEMSNLASKLKAVKLELSEDLLVHLVFISLPTHFGQFKVSYNTQKDKWSLNELISHCVQEEKRLQRDRFESAHLSSTSQNKKRKKTKGVVEGSFQQKKPKKDERFTCYFCKKSGQMKKKCPKYAIWRVKKGKSLALVCSEVNLAFVPKDTWWVDFGATTHLSVTMSGCLWSQLPSGDERFIFVGDGKKVAVEAIGAFRLQQYFISFIDDYSRYGYLYLIHEKSQSLDVFKSFKAEVELQLGKKIKAIKSDRGGEYYDRYDGSGEQSLGSFALFLKECGIVPQYTMSGKPSMNGVAERRN